A portion of the Bombus pascuorum chromosome 8, iyBomPasc1.1, whole genome shotgun sequence genome contains these proteins:
- the LOC132910034 gene encoding microtubule-actin cross-linking factor 1, isoforms 1/2/3/4 isoform X33, protein MEFELDGSLKEWVKDKPLSILQLDPADRAVLRIADERDAIQKKTFTKWVNKHLKKASRHVGDLFEDLRDGHNLISLLEVLSGEHLPRERGRMRFHMLQNVQMALDFLRYKKIKLVNIRAEDIVDGNPKLTLGLIWTIILHFQISDIVVGQESNVTAREALLRWARRSTARYPGVRVTDFTGSWRDGLAFSALIHRNRPDLVDWKGARASQPRERLDRVFYVAEREYGVTRLLDPEDVDTPEPDEKSLITYISSLYDVFPEPPTIHPLYDAEDQRRSEEYRELASSLHMWIREKMCLMQERVFPPTLIEMKNLAAGSTKFKNEEVPPRYRDKQRLSYIFRDLQKYFEAVGEVDIEPHLRIEVIEENWNRLMMLHQEREQAIIDEIKRLERLQRLAEKVHREMKATDNRLEELERRVEDEARRLDRLHPLEAKHAVDLLEQDIRNTEVQIQNIFPDVHTLTEGRYSQAAELRKRVQKLHQRWVALRSLLHKRLVQPLSAVSFPVEERVVTKHRTTVHETRLVDTNPHFRALHDCIDWCKAKIKQLQDADYGSDLPSVQNELEVHQREHKNIEQFHPKVERCVQAKSHFHAEELTLYSQHLTVLQKLHTELLAASNKRLSDLDTLHDFIQSATNELVWLSSKEETEVTRDWSDKNLNVQSIEQYYESLMSDLEKREIQFSAVQDRGEALVLQHHPAAKTIEAYMSAMQSQWTWLLQLTLCLEVHLKHAAQSQQFFRDVQQAEQWISKRDESLNTIYSQSEFSLDEGERLLKGMQELREELNSYGDHVQKLVDQAKDVVPMKQRRQPVTRPMQVTCVCSYKQVNMSIEKGEQCTLYDNSGRIKWRVKNQEGVESPVPGVCFALQPPDKDALDAAERLRRQYDRSVGLWQRKQLRLRQNMIFATIKVVKGWDLPQFLAMGQDQRTAIRKALNEDAEKLLSEGDPADPQLRRLKRETAEVNKLFDELEKRARAEEESKNAGRIFNEQISAIQEALDEAERVLNTRIAAPLPRDIDSLEHLVLQHKDFEQTLKRQTPDLDKVQQTFRGITLKTPAMRNKLDAVTTKWTNIWNSSNLYIERLKCVEIVLSSLEENTTSVSELEVKLASFDELPPDLKGLQNVLEDLMVLQNAISQQQTAMDKLNEDTQNARHVVEKSRPSHRGSHSDMDRLDDEVNKLNSRWTNLCAQLVERVRSAEAAYGLAQQLEHAYRNEVDFIDESYEKLEVENAKNLLNKVVERAPAIEAVNVTGSRLIREGKIYGQRLRAFTEQLEDICPSLDASVKKPRREFVSTVDDVARDLDTLNKRYTTLVDLLQERVTQLAAQQTEETSQQFQEALEGLQKWLTDTEEMVSNQKSPSSDYNVVKAQLQEQKFLKKMLMDQQNSMSSSYNMGQEVAAEAEPKERKKIEKQLKDLMARFDNLTESAAKRMEALEQAMGVAKQFQDKLIPLQTWLDKTEKRVRDMELVPTDEEKIQQRVTEHDGLHEDILSKKPEFSELTEVASQLMSLVGEDEAAALADKLQDAADRYAALVERSESLGNLLQRSRQGLRHLVLSYQELQAWMEGMEIRLSKYRVLAVHTEKLLQQMEDLADLTEEVSTRQTEVDSTTDTGLELMKHISSDEALQLKDKLDSLQRRFNDLVSRGSDLLKHAQESLPLVQQFHDNHNRLMDWMQAAESALQSAEPREDEIIRLEMEISEYRPVLDKINAVGPQLSQLSPGEGAATIEALVTRDNRRFAAIAEQIQRKAERLQLSKQRSLEVIGDIDDLLEWFHEVDNQLREAEPPSSEPEIIRVQLKEHKALNDDISSQKGRVRDVISTAKKVIRENGQYEDKSTIRENMEDLRETMEIVSGLSMDRLGALEQALPLAEHLRDTHIDLVSWLEEAEQQVAMLPMPALRPDLIAAQQDKNEFLVQSINEHKPLVEKLNKTGEALLKLCNEEEGIKIQDILEADTTRYAALRAELRGRQQTLEQALQESSQFSDKLEGMLRALSSTADQVNGAEPISAHPGRLRDQMEENSALVDELAQRSEAYAAVRRAADDVISKAGNRADPAVKDIKRKLDKLNKLWSDVQKSTTDRGQTLDEALAIAEKFWSELNGVMSTLRELQDALAGQAPPAAQPAAIQQQQVALQEIRHEIDQTKPDVEQVRASGHELMGLCGEPDKPDVRKHIEDLDQAWDNVTALYARREENLIDAMEKAMEFHETLQNLLEFLQEAEDKFSSMGLLGSDIDEVKKQIKQLANFKAEVDPHMVKVEALNRSLIRQAAELTERTSSEQAAAIKEPLGAVNRRWDGLLRGLVERQRLLENALLRLGQFQHALDELLVWIEKTDDTLDNLKAVAGDPQVIEVELAKLKVLVNDIQAHQTSVDTLNDAGRQLIEDGKGTAEASTTAEKLGTLNRRWRDLLQRAADRQRELEDALREAQTFTAEIQDLLSWLGDVDNTIVASKPVGGLPETASEQLERFMEVYNELEQNRLKVESVLQQGQAYLKRADSTSAGGLNHNLRTLKQRWDNVTARASDKKIKLEIALKEATEFHDALQSFVDWLTNAEKILTNLKPVSRVMETILGQIEEHKAFQKDVGVHRETMLNLDKKGTHLKYFSQKQDVILIKNLLISVQHRWERVVSKSAERTRALDHGYKEAREFHDAWSNIMNWLDETEKTLDEVASDGALGGNDPEKIKARLNKHRELQKALSAKQGTYDATMKNGKSLKDKAPKSDEFALKELLNELKNKWTTVCGKCVDRQRKLEEALLFSGQFKDAIQALLEWLSKSEKQLADTGPLYGDLDTVMNLVEQHKTFEKDLESRVSQMESVIKTGRELLAKATPDDASAIGSQLAEINNLWDTVTKLSSDKTERLQEALREAERLHKAVHVLLEWLSDAEMKLRFAGQLPEDEQESRNQLMEHEKFLRELSTKEIEKDQTLELAHVILAKAHPDGALVIKHWITIIQSRWEEVSTWAQQRNQRLENHMRGLQDLDNLLEELLSWLEGLENTLNALEAEPLPDDKATLEMLIVDHREFMENTSRRQNEVDRVCKARQIKSAKDTMKITKAKSPAPTRASPGRERTPDSLPHIGPRFPPKGSKGAEPEFRSPRVKLLWDRWRHVWMLAWERQRRLQDKYNYIQELDRVANFSWEDWRKRFLKFMNHKKSRLTDLFRKMDKNNDGLIPREDFIQGIMNTKFETSRLEMGAVADLFDRHGEGLIDWKEFIAALRPDWEERRTYNDTDKIHDEVKRLVMLCTCRQKFRVFQVGEGKYRFGDSQKLRLVRILRSTVMVRVGGGWVALDEFLLKNDPCRVFLMPIPDPNKPEQHEGWCPLAKGRTNIELREQFILADGVSQTMTAFRSKPSPTSTLQRTPISSANAGPITKVRERSARSVPMGQSRASRSSLSAGTPDSLSDNESSFKLGSARKTSTPYRSSMTPGGSRPSSRPTSRPTSRPTSRPGSRPASRQGSKPPSRYGSTQSLDSTDDSTNVSRIPRRTAVSTTGNTPTSSRHNSVSGKRLSVNGSSSRPRTPTGLVSPASGVPARFGTIHRASSIPTLTGVGTPISRSRIPVYVGTDIKSPQSTTSNISTHSTQSNYSTVSTDSTGSSSMCTNSATNTSSAVKRARTRTPSSGSSTPLPPSLKLSRKPSGASDTSVSTTPATKRKGKPTPIDQRAPFRL, encoded by the exons GCCAGCAGACATGTCGGAGATCTGTTCGAAGACCTGCGGGACGGGCACAACCTCATTTCCTTGCTGGAGGTACTCTCGGGCGAGCATCTT cCGCGAGAGAGAGGTCGGATGCGTTTCCACATGCTGCAGAATGTACAAATGGCTCTTGACTTTTTGCGCTATAAGAAGATCAAGCTCGTTAATATTCGTGCTGAAGACATTGTCGATGGAAACCCAAAGTTGACTCTAGGTTTGATATGGACCATCATACTTCACTTCCAG aTATCCGATATTGTAGTGGGTCAGGAATCGAACGTGACTGCCCGTGAAGCTCTTCTGAGATGGGCCAGACGATCGACGGCGCGTTATCCTGGAGTGCGCGTTACGGACTTTACCGGATCGTGGAGGGATGGGCTAGCTTTCAGCGCATTAATCCATCGAAACAGACCAGATCTGGTCGATTGGAAAGGTGCTCGTGCTAGTCAACCACGAGAGCGGCTCGATCGGGTCTTCTACGTCGCGGAGCGCGAGTATGGCGTTACGAGGCTTCTCGATCCTGAAG ATGTGGACACTCCTGAACCGGATGAGAAGTCCTTGATAACGTACATCTCTTCGCTCTACGACGTGTTCCCGGAGCCGCCAACGATTCACCCGTTGTACGATGCCGAGGACCAGAGGCGCTCGGAGGAATATAGAGAGCTAGCTAGTTCCCTCCACATGTGGATCCGCGAAAAGATGTGCCTGATGCAGGAACGTGTCTTCCCGCCGACCttaatagaaatgaaaaatttggcGGCCGGCAGCACGAAATTCAAGAATGAGGAAGTACCGCCCAGATACAGAGACAAGCAACGACTTTCTTACATCTTCAGGGATTTGCAAAAGTACTTCGAAGCGGTCGGTGAGGTGGACATTGAACCTCACTTACGTATCGAGGTTATTGAAGAAAATTGGAATAGATTGATGATGCTGCATCAGGAAAGAGAACAGGCGATAATCGACGAAATTAAACG ACTCGAACGACTGCAACGACTAGCAGAGAAAGTGCACAGAGAGATGAAGGCGACCGACAATCGATTGGAGGAGCTCGAGAGACGAGTGGAGGACGAAGCCAGACGTCTCGATCGACTTCATCCTCTGGAAGCGAAACATGCGGTGGATCTTTTGGAACAGGATATTCGTAACACCGAGGTCCAGatccaaaatatttttccagacGTGCATACACTTACCGAGGGGCGATACAGTCAGGCGGCCGAACTTCGCAAAAG AGTTCAGAAGCTACATCAACGGTGGGTCGCCCTGCGATCTCTTCTTCATAAACGTTTGGTACAGCCGCTGTCGGCCGTATCTTTCCCGGTAGAAGAACGCGTCGTTACGAAACACCGTACTACCGTCCATGAAACCCGATTGGTCGACACCAATCCACATTTCCGTGCGTTACACGACTGCATCGACTGGTGTAAGGCGAAGATCAAACAGCTCCAGGATGCAGACTATGGCTCCGATTTACCTAGCGTGCAGAACGAACTGGAGGTTCACCAAAGGGAACACAAGAATATCGAGCAGTTCCATCCTAAAGTGGAGAGATGTGTGCAGGCTAAGAGCCACTTTCACGCCGAGGAACTGACATTGTATAGCCAACATCTAACTGTTCTTCAAAAACTTCACACTGAATTATTGGCGGCCTCGAATAAGAGACTTTCCGATTTGGACACTCTACATGACTTTATACAATCGGCGACTAATGAACTAGTTTGGCTGAGTTCTAAGGAGGAGACGGAGGTGACACGCGATTGGAGTGACAAGAATTTGAATGTGCAAAGTATCGAGCAGTATTACGAg TCCCTTATGAGTGACCTAGAGAAGCGGGAGATTCAATTCTCCGCGGTGCAAGATCGAGGCGAAGCTCTGGTCCTTCAACATCATCCCGCCGCGAAAACCATCGAAGCTTACATGTCCGCTATGCAGAGTCAATGGACCTGGCTTCTTCAATTAACTCTTTGTCTAGAAGTCCATCTGAAACACGCAGCACAGAGTCAACAATTTTTCCGGGATGTTCAACAGGCTGAACAGTGGATCTCGAAGAGAGATGAATCACTCAACACCATTTATTCCCAATCAGAATTCTCCTTGGACGAGGGTGAACGTTTATTGAAGGGTATGCAAGAACTACGCGAAGAATTGAATAGTTACGGCGATCATGTGCAGAAACTGGTTGATCAAGCGAAGGACGTGGTTCCTATGAAGCAACGTCGACAGCCCGTGACACGACCTATGCAAGTTACATGTGTCTGCAGCTACAAACAAGTTAAT ATGTCGATTGAGAAGGGCGAACAATGTACGTTATACGACAACTCTGGTAGGATAAAATGGCGCGTAAAGAATCAAGAGGGCGTCGAGTCCCCTGTTCCAGGCGTCTGCTTTGCTCTTCAGCCACCTGACAAGGATGCTCTCGATGCTGCAGAAAGATTGCGACGACAATATGACCGAAGTGTTGGATTATGGCAACGGAAACAGCTTCGATTACGACAAAACATGATTTTCGCGACCATCAAAGTGGTCAAAGGCTGGGATCTACCGCAGTTCTTGGCTATGGGCCAGGATCAGAGAACTGCTATCAGAAAAGCCTTAAACGAGGATGCTGAGAAATTGCTGTCCGAGGGCGACCCTGCTGATCCACAATTGAGGCGACTGAAGCGAGAAACGGCCGAAGTGAACAAATTGTTTGATGAACTAGAGAAACGTGCCAGAGCGGAGGAAGAGTCAAAGAACGCGGGACGTATTTTCAACGAACAGATTTCTGCCATTCAAGAAGCATTAGACGAAGCAGAGAGAGTTCTGAACACTCGCATAGCTGCGCCATTGCCGAGAGACATCGACAGCTTAGAACATCTGGTTCTGCAACACAAAGATTTTGAACAAACTCTCAAACGTCAAACGCCAGATCTAGATAAAGTTCAACAAACTTTCCGTGGTATTACTTTGAAGACTCCAGCCATGAGAAACAAGCTCGACGCTGTTACCACCAAATGGACAAATATTTGGAACTCAAGCAATCTGTACATCGAGCGGCTAAAGTGTGTTGAGATCGTGCTTTCTAGTCTTGAGGAGAACACAACCTCGGTATCCGAATTGGAAGTGAAATTGGCGTCGTTTGACGAGCTGCCACCGGATCTGAAGGGATTACAGAATGTACTAGAAGATCTGATGGTGCTTCAAAATGCCATCTCTCAACAGCAAACTGCAATGGATAAACTGAACGAAGATACGCAGAACGCAAGACACGTTGTTGAAAAGTCGAGACCAAGTCATCGTGGCTCTCATTCTGATATGGATCGCTTAGACGATGAAGTGAACAAACTAAACTCCAGATGGACCAATCTATGTGCTCAGTTGGTTGAAAGAGTTCGCAGCGCGGAAGCAGCCTATGGCCTAGCTCAACAGTTAGAACATGCCTACCGTAACGAGGTCGACTTCATTGACGAATCGTACGAAAAACTCGAAGTGGAGAATGCGAAG AATCTATTGAACAAGGTGGTAGAACGAGCGCCGGCGATCGAAGCAGTAAATGTGACAGGCAGTCGATTGATTCGCGAAGGAAAG ATCTACGGACAAAGGCTTCGAGCGTTCACGGAACAGCTGGAAGATATCTGCCCGTCTTTGGATGCTTCGGTGAAAAAACCGCGACGAGAGTTCGTCTCAACGGTTGACGACGTCGCTCGTGATCTAGATACTCTGAACAAGAGGTACACCACGCTCGTGGATCTTCTTCAGGAACGGGTTACACAGCTGGCAGCGCAACAAACCGAGGAGACATCTCAACAG TTCCAGGAGGCTCTGGAGGGTCTTCAGAAATGGCTGACGGACACAGAGGAAATGGTATCCAACCAGAAATCACCATCATCGGATTACAACGTAGTCAAGGCGCAATTACAAGAGCAAAAATTCCTGAAGAAGATGCTAATGGACCAGCAAAACTCAATGTCCTCCTCGTACAATATGGGCCAAGAAGTGGCGGCTGAGGCGGAGCCTAAGGAACGGAAGAAGATCGAGAAACAACTGAAAGATTTGATGGCAAGATTTGATAATCTTACGGAAAGTGCTGCTAAGAGAATGGAAGCACTTGAACAAGCGATGGGAGTAGCGAAACAGTTCCAGGATAAACTGATACCACTTCAAACTTGGCTGGACAAGACCGAAAAACGCGTAAGAGATATGGAGTTGGTTCCAACGGACGAGGAAAAAATCCAGCAACGCGTTACCGAACACGATGGCCTTCACGAGGATATTCTGTCAAAGAAACCTGAATTCAGTGAACTTACAGAGGTTGCTAGTCAACTAATGTCTCTGGTAGGCGAAGATGAAGCCGCTGCTTTGGCTGACAAACTTCAGGATGCGGCTGATAGATACGCTGCATTGGTCGAACGATCGGAATCTCTTGGTAACTTGCTTCAACGTTCGAGACAGGGTTTACGTCATCTGGTACTCAGTTATCAAGAACTTCAGGCTTGGATGGAGGGTATGGAAATCAGATTGTCGAAATACAGAGTGCTGGCAGTGCATACGGAGAAGCTTCTTCAACAAATGGAAGACCTAGCTGACTTGACCGAAGAGGTTTCGACTCGACAGACAGAAGTAGACAGTACCACCGATACTGGATTGGAATTAATGAAACACATATCGAGCGACGAGGCGCTTCAATTGAAAGATAAACTCGATTCTTTGCAACGGCGATTTAATGATTTGGTTAGTCGAGGTTCCGACTTGCTGAAGCACGCGCAAGAGTCTCTTCCATTGGTGCAACAATTCCATGATAATCATAATCGTTTAATGGATTGGATGCAAGCTGCAGAATCGGCTCTGCAATCAGCCGAACCTCGCGAAGATGAAATTATTAGATTAGAAATGGAGATATCGGAATATAGACCAGTTCTAGACAAGATCAACGCCGTTGGACCGCAGTTGTCTCAGTTATCTCCGGGTGAAGGGGCAGCGACTATCGAAGCTCTAGTCACCAGAGACAACAGGAGATTCGCCGCCATTGCCGAGCAGATTCAACGAAAGGCTGAGAGGCTTCAGCTGAGTAAGCAACGTTCGCTGGAAGTGATCGGTGATATTGACGATTTACTAGAATGGTTCCATGAAGTGGATAATCAATTAAGGGAAGCAGAACCACCAAGCAGCGAACCGGAAATCATCAGGGTACAATTGAAGGAGCATAAAGCCTTGAACGACGACATATCCAGTCAGAAAGGACGTGTTAGGGATGTGATATCCACAGCAAAGAAGGTGATCCGTGAAAATGGTCAATACGAGGACAAATCTACGATCAGAGAAAATATGGAGGACTTACGAGAAACCATGGAAATTGTTTCCGGTCTTTCAATGGATAGACTCGGTGCTTTGGAACAAGCTTTGCCATTGGCTGAACATTTACGCGACACTCACATTGATTTAGTCAGCTGGTTAGAAGAGGCTGAACAACAAGTCGCAATGCTTCCTATGCCTGCGTTAAGACCCGATCTAATAGCCGCCCAACAGGACAAGAACGAGTTCCTCGTGCAGAGCATCAACGAACACAAACCTTTGGTCGAGAAGTTGAACAAAACTGGTGAAGCATTGTTGAAGCTGTGCAACGAAGAAGAAGGTATCAAAATACAGGACATATTGGAAGCAGACACCACTCGATATGCAGCCCTCAGAGCAGAACTTCGTGGTCGACAGCAGACTCTCGAACAGGCACTTCAGGAATCTTCTCAGTTCTCCGACAAGCTGGAAGGAATGCTGCGTGCTCTCTCATCAACTGCCGATCAAGTAAATGGCGCCGAACCGATCAGCGCTCATCCTGGTCGGTTAAGAGATCAGATGGAAGAGAATTCCGCTCTGGTCGACGAATTGGCTCAAAGATCCGAGGCCTATGCGGCTGTGAGGAGGGCCGCCGATGACGTGATCAGCAAGGCAGGTAACAGAGCTGATCCAGCCGTAAAGGACATCAAACGGAAGCTGGACAAATTGAACAAACTATGGAGCGACGTGCAAAAGTCGACGACCGACAGAGGTCAAACGTTAGACGAAGCTTTGGCGATCGCCGAAAAATTCTGGTCCGAGTTGAATGGCGTGATGTCTACTCTGCGAGAGCTTCAGGATGCTCTTGCTGGTCAGGCGCCACCAGCAGCTCAACCTGCTGCCATCCAACAGCAACAGGTTGCCTTGCAGGAGATTAGGCACGAAATCGACCAAACGAAACCAGATGTCGAGCAAGTACGAGCTTCTGGTCACGAGTTGATGGGTCTTTGTGGTGAGCCAGACAAACCAGATGTTAGAAAGCATATCGAAGATTTGGATCAAGCCTGGGATAATGTGACTGCCCTATATGCCAGAAGAGAGGAAAATCTGATCGATGCTATGGAGAAAGCCATGGAGTTCCACGAGACCTTGCAAAATCTTCTGGAGTTCCTACAAGAAGCCGAGGACAAGTTCTCCAGTATGGGACTGCTAGGAAGCGATATCGACGAAGTTAAAAAACAGATCAAACAATTGGCCAATTTCAAAGCCGAAGTAGATCCTCACATGGTCAAGGTCGAAGCTCTAAACAG GAGTCTGATAAG ACAAGCTGCCGAACTGACAGAGAGAACGTCCTCGGAACAAGCTGCAGCCATCAAAGAACCGCTTGGTGCCGTTAACAGACGGTGGGACGGACTGCTTCGAGGCCTCGTGGAGAGGCAAAGGCTCTTGGAGAACGCGTTACTACGTCTAGGACAATTCCAGCATGCTCTAGACGAATTGCTGGTATGGATCGAGAAGACGGACGACACTTTGGACAACTTGAAGGCCGTGGCCGGTGATCCTCAAGTGATCGAAGTGGAATTAGCTAAACTGAAAGTACTTGTAAATGATATTCAAGCCCATCAGACCAGCGTGGACACTCTGAACGACGCTGGAAGACAGTTAATAGAGGATGGAAAGGGAACAGCCGAAGCTTCGACGACTGCTGAGAAATTGGGTACTTTGAATCGTCGTTGGCGCGATTTGTTGCAACGTGCTGCTGATCGTCAACGAGAATTGGAAGATGCGCTTAGAGAAGCGCAAACCTTTACGGCGGAGATACAGGACCTTTTGTCTTGGCTGGGTGATGTGGACAACACTATAGTAGCTTCAAAACCTGTTGGAGGATTGCCGGAAACAGCTTCAGAACAGTTAGAACGCTTTATGGAAGTGTACAACGAATTGGAACAAAATCGTTTGAAAGTTGAATCGGTTCTTCAACAAGGACAAGCGTACTTGAAGCGTGCTGATTCTACTAGTGCCGGTGGTCTGAATCACAACTTGAGGACTTTGAAACAACGATGGGATAATGTGACTGCTCGCGCAAGTGATAAAAAGATCAAGCTCGAGATCGCTCTGAAAGAGGCTACAGAGTTCCACGATGCACTTCAATCGTTTGTCGATTGGTTAACCAACGCGGAGAAGATTCTGACGAATCTGAAACCTGTGTCGAGGGTAATGGAAACTATCCTCGGACAGATAGAGGAACACAAAGCGTTTCAGAAGGACGTTGGAGTTCATCGTGAGACTATGCTGAACCTCGATAAGAAGGGCACGCATTTGAAATACTTTTCACAGAAACAGGACGTGATTCTAATCAAAAACTTGTTGATAAGTGTGCAACACAGATGGGAAAGAGTAGTTTCGAAGTCTGCAGAGAGAACCAGGGCTCTTGATCACGGATACAAAGAGGCCAGAGAATTCCACGATGCTTGGTCCAATATAATGAACTGGCTCGACGAAACGGAGAAAACTTTGGACGAGGTTGCCAGTGATGGCGCCCTTGGAGGAAATGATCCAGAGAAGATCAAGGCCAGACTGAATAAGCATCGTGAATTGCAGAAAGCTCTCAGCGCCAAACAGGGTACCTATGACGCAActatgaaaaatggaaaatcatTAAAAGACAAAGCGCCTAAAAGTGATGAATTTGCTTTGAAAGAACTTTTGAATGAGTTGAAGAACAAGTGGACCACTGTTTGTGGTAAGTGCGTGGATAGACAGAGGAAGCTCGAGGAAGCATTGTTGTTCTCGGGACAATTCAAGGACGCTATTCAGGCGTTGCTGGAATGGCTTAGTAAGTCTGAGAAGCAGCTGGCAGACACCGGTCCACTTTATGGCGACCTTGACACTGTAATGAATTTGGTTGAACAACATAAGACCTTCGAGAAGGATCTCGAATCCAGAGTCTCTCAGATGGAATCCGTAATCAAAACGGGTCGCGAGCTTCTTGCTAAGGCGACGCCTGATGATGCATCTGCTATAGGATCACAGCTtgctgaaataaataatctttggGACACGGTAACCAAGTTGTCCTCTGACAAGACTGAACGACTCCAAGAAGCCCTCAGAGAGGCTGAACGCCTTCACAAGGCAGTTCACGTACTTCTGGAGTGGCTGAGCGATGCTGAAATGAAGCTGAGATTTGCTGGACAGTTGCCGGAAGATGAACAGGAGAGCAGGAATCAGTTGATGGAACACGAAAAGTTCTTGCGTGAATTAAGCACcaaggaaattgaaaaagatcAAACTTTGGAGCTGGCTCACGTGATTCTTGCAAAGGCACACCCTGATGGAGCTTTGGTTATCAAACATTGGATCACGATTATTCAATCCAGATGGGAAGAGGTTTCCACCTGGGCCCAACAAAGGAATCAAAGATTGGAGAATCATATGCGAGGACTTCAG GACCTCGACAATCTTCTGGAAGAACTACTGTCATGGTTAGAAGGTTTGGAGAACACTCTCAACGCTCTTGAAGCTGAGCCTCTACCAGACGATAAAGCTACTTTAGAAATGCTGATTGTGGATCACAGAGAATTTATGGAGAACACCAGTCGAAGACAGAACGAAGTTGACCGCGTCTGTAAAGCCAGACAGATCAAATCTGCGAAAGATACGATGAAGATAACGAAGGCTAAGTCACCTGCCCCAAC CCGAGCCAGCCCAGGCCGTGAGAGAACGCCCGATTCGTTGCCGCACATCGGCCCACGGTTCCCACCCAAAGGAAG CAAAGGTGCCGAACCGGAGTTCCGTAGTCCGAGAGTAAAACTGCTGTGGGACAGGTGGAGACACGTTTGGATGTTGGCGTGGGAACGTCAACGTCGTTTACAGGataagtataattatatcCAAGAACTGGACCGTGTCGCAAACTTCAGCTGGGAGGATTGGCGCAAGAGA TTCCTGAAATTCATGAACCACAAAAAGTCCAGATTAACAGATCTCTTCAGGAAAATGGATAAGAATAACGACGGACTGATTCCACGCGAGGACTTCATTCAAGGAATCATGAACACTA AATTCGAGACTTCACGGTTAGAAATGGGAGCGGTCGCAGATTTGTTCGATCGCCACGGTGAAGGATTGATAGATTGGAAGGAATTCATCGCGGCTCTAAGACCAGACTGGGAGGAACgcagaacgtataacgacactGACAAGATTCACGATGAAGTAAAACGATTGGTGATGCTTTGTACTTGTCGCCAGAAATTCCGTGTATTTCAAGTTGGCGAAGGAAAATATAGG TTTGGAGACAGTCAGAAGTTGCGGTTGGTACGGATTCTACGATCGACCGTGATGGTACGAGTCGGTGGTGGATGGGTAGCATTGGacgaatttctattaaaaaatgatccTTGCCGCG TTTTTCTAATGCCGATACCGGACCCTAACAAACCGGAACAACATGAGGGTTGGTGTCCGCTCG CCAAGGGAAGAACGAATATCGAGCTGCGAGAACAATTCATATTGGCGGATGGCGTCAGCCAGACAATGACGGCGTTCAGATCGAAACCGAGCCCAACCTCGACGCTGCAGCGTACGCCAATCTCATCCGCGAATGCCGGACCCATCACCAAG GTGAGGGAACGCAGCGCTCGCAGCGTTCCCATGGGACAATCGCGAGCATCGCGCTCATCGTTGAGCGCCGGAACGCCGGACAGCCTAAGCGACAACGAGAGCTCTTTCAAGCTTGGCTCCGCCAGAAAAACAAGTACACCCTACAGAAGCTCTATGACACCGG GCGGTAGTCGACCATCCAGTAGGCCAACTTCGAGACCAACATCCAGACCAACCAGTAGACCCGGAAGTAGGCCCGCATCCAGGCAAGGAAGCAAACCACCGAGTCGCTATGGTTCCACACAGTCGTTAGATAGCACTG aTGATTCGACCAATGTGAGCCGCATTCCACGTAGAACGGCAGTGAGCACGACAGGGAATACTCCCACTTCTAGCAGACACAATAGCGTGTCAGGAAAGCGCTTATCGGTGAACGGTTCGAGTTCACGACCTCGAACGCCCACCGGCCTGGTTAGTCCTGCCAGTGGTGTTCCAGCGAG gTTTGGCACGATCCATAGAGCTTCGAGCATTCCAACCCTGACTGGTGTCGGCACACCGATCAG CCGTTCGAGGATCCCCGTATATGTGGGCACGGATATAAAATCCCCACAATCGACGACCAGCAATATTTCCACTCATTCTACGCAAAGCAACTACTCGACGGTTTCTACCGATTCTACCGG GAGCAGCTCGATGTGTACAAATTCAGCAACTAACACCTCGTCGGCCGTTAAGCGAGCTAG AACAAGGACACCGTCCAGTGGGTCGAGCACGCCACTGCCGCCTTCTTTGAAACTATCCAGGAAACCTTCTGGAGCATCGGATACGTCCGTATCGACCACACCGGCCACTAAACGAAAAGGCAAACCAACGCCGATCGACCAACGGGCGCCATTCCGATTGTAG